In Fulvia fulva chromosome 10, complete sequence, a single window of DNA contains:
- a CDS encoding Nucleoporin NUP85, translating to MFAGPGTPKARSIRTAPSTTPVVPVPSYLLDTVQSNTPSGPPPGGRSAFNSSYNPGKKNAGYGVPDESEYYEDEDEDVEAEDDDLFGRQSLLSSRGPAHSLRSSIGASQSRGIKRDRGGQPKETLEKKHGPVMRFNTRGKKAAQLKEPDHVILESERIVDDVNARIQRQPGQRDALLADAASQLTKLWSKASKSATKPGGIGPESSDGLTKANYLASLLLQLYYPHSTKATPATRNPRSLTTTEQAPTAVPVPKALLEWLETYHVPFPDDYDYVRDYNPAPSAQESFWDVVLANILRGKLGRAVGLLKDAGWEHAYTAEEDHAYEGYNDQQLEYIDEAVDDCVRVLEACPGHKYDDWDVRSLDWTTYRQRANAMFEKLVVLAEGDGEQEGNMFERSVRGGGQSLSSSVRKAESKVPYTIYDNLKVVYGILLGCTEEILMTAQDWLEGSLYLTIWWDGTSEEDMGASLSRSSMRRSAIQSDRLVDGFPLDAYRRRLARAFDDITKDVEEPNKNEKKDPVFEVDTLDSIQLGLGCVLEGSVTEAVELLRTWSMPITVSVAELGTLGRWIPCARPRSRGGFEFSRDNLLGMSAPGAPPPDDLDLDELLSEYADLLSAKREVDAKEGWELSVAVLNRLDQAPAAEDRIGDLLQRLDLAEEARVGKVLQVCDELGQVEQRRQIAERFADSLDEQGVQAAGTILTYYARAQADTKLKERISTLTASCLAQSAAFPPQNELDETLAALISKDRPAMKALAKVDLEAATLLSSQLSGYATLRKYYDLRDQEIYTSQGIPVDHPLRSLERRRAAASALFAIITSAADCISGGLYDPEVESVIPADGILTLLGEALPLLGQQLRIFTEQHVYTLLAIVEAFHASPSRIQENADSLLATTLDLYKEETSTASGVFKKKKSKTDLSASSSWDMIGSVMAQSQSGKGVKTERAWDWRRGLVGSGEDVDRALVVRLVREGLVKEVAGGWGGRLNW from the exons ATGTTCGCGGGCCCAGGCACACCCAAAGCGCGCTCAATACGCACTGCACCGTCGACCACACCAGTCGTGCCCGTGCCATCGTATCTCCTGGACACGGTGCAGTCCAACACTCCGTCGGGACCTCCGCCGGGAGGTCGATCGGCCTTCAACAGCTCCTACAATCCTGGCAAGAAGAACGCCGGTTATGGAGTGCCGGACGAGTCTGAGTACTATGAGGATGAAGACGAAGACGTGGAGGCCGAGGACGACGACCTGTTTGGGAGGCAGTCTCTCTTGAGCTCGCGTGGACCAGCCCACTCACTGCGAAGTTCAATAGGCGCATCGCAGTCGCGAGGCATCAAACGAGACCGCGGGGGACAGCCAAAGGAGACGCTGGAAAAGAAGCACGGCCCGGTCATGAGGTTCAACACCAGAGGGAAGAAAGCGGCCCAGCTGAAGGAACCAGACCATGTGATACTGGAGAGCGAGCGCATAGTCGACGACGTGAATGCGAGGATACAGCGACAGCCTGGCCAGCGTGATGCACTTCTTGCGGATGCCGCTTCACAACTGACAAAGCTGTGGAGCAAGGCCTCCAAGTCAGCCACCAAGCCCGGCGGCATTGGACCAGAGTCGAGTGATGGACTGACCAAGGCAAATTACCTCGCGAGTCTGTTGCTCCAGCTCTACTATCCGCATTCCACCAAGGCGACGCCCGCGACTCGGAACCCTCGATCGCTAACCACAACCGAACAAGCGCCCACAGCTGTGCCCGTACCGAAAGCGCTTCTCGAATGGCTCGAGACGTACCACGTGCCGTTCCCGGACGACTATGACTATGTGCGAGACTACAACCCAGCTCCATCTGCCCAGGAGTCGTTCTGGGACGTGGTGCTGGCGAACATCCTCCGCGGCAAACTCGGTCGTGCTGTAGGCTTGCTGAAAGATGCCGGCTGGGAGCACGCATACACGGCAGAAGAGGACCATGCATACGAGGGCTACAACGATCAGCAATTGGAATACATCGACGAGGCGGTCGACGACTGCGTCAGGGTGCTTGAGGCATGTCCTGGTCACAAATACGATGATTGGGATGTTCGGAGCCTGGATTGGACCACATACCGCCAGCGTGCTAATGCCATGTTCGAGAAGCTCGTTGTTCTAGCCGAAGGTGATGGCGAGCAAGAGGGGAACATGTTCGAGCGCAGTGTGCGAGGTGGAGGTCAGAGCCTTTCAAGCTCGGTGCGGAAAGCAGAAAGCAAGGTCCCTTATACCATATACGACAACTTGAAGGTTGTGTACGGGATTTTGTTGGGCTGCACTGAAGAGATACTGATGACAGCACAAGACTGGCTAGAAGGCTCACTGTACCTGACTATCTGGTGGGATGGCACGAGCGAAGAAGACATGGGCGCAAGTCTCAGCAGGAGTAGTATGCGAAGAAGCGCGATACAGTCAGATCGTTTGGTGGACGGGTTCCCTCTGGATGCATACCGACGGAGGTTAGCACGAGCTTTTGACGACATTACAAAAGACGTCGAGGAGCCAAACAAGAACGAGAAGAAGGATCCCGTCTTCGAGGTCGACACGCTGGACTCGATACAGCTCGGGCTTGGATGCGTGCTCGAAGGCAGCGTCACAGAAGCCGTGGAGCTACTTCGGACCTGGAGCATGCCAATCACCGTGTCAGTCGCAGAACTTGGTACCCTCGGCAGATGGATCCCTTGTGCACGACCAAGGAGTAGAGGTGGCTTCGAGTTTTCTAGGGACAATCTCTTAGGCATGTCCGCTCCTGGAGCGCCGCCACCGGATGACCTCGACCTAGATGAGCTTTTGAGCGAGTACGCAGATCTGTTATCCGCCAAGAGAGAG GTTGATGCGAAAGAAGGCTGGGAGCTCTCAGTCGCGGTGCTGAATCGACTTGATCAAGCACCGGCTGCAGAAGATAGGATTGGTGATCTGCTACAACGACTTGACTTAGCAGAAGAAGCTAGAGTTGGCAAGGTCTTGCAGGTCTGCGATGAGCTTGGTCAGGTCGAGCAGCGTCGACAAATCGCTGAG CGCTTTGCAGACTCGCTCGATGAACAAGGCGTACAGGCAGCTGGCACAATACTGACGTACTACGCTCGAGCACAAGCAGATACGAAGCTGAAGGAGAGGATATCAACCCTGACAGCATCATGCCTAGCACAATCCGCTGCATTCCCACCGCAAAACGAGCTAGACGAGACTCTCGCCGCTCTCATCAGCAAAGACCGACCAGCAATGAAAGCGCTTGCCAAGGTTGACCTCGAGGCGGCCACTCTGCTATCGTCACAACTTAGCGGATACGCCACTCTTCGCAAGTACTACGATCTCCGCGACCAAGAGATCTACACCTCACAAGGCATCCCCGTCGACCACCCACTCCGATCCCTCGAGCGACGCCGAGCAGCCGCATCCGCCCTCTTCGCCATCATCACAAGCGCCGCAGACTGCATCTCCGGCGGTCTCTACGACCCAGAAGTAGAATCCGTCATTCCCGCCGACGGGATCCTAACTCTACTCGGCGAAGCCCTCCCCCTTCTCGGCCAGCAGCTGAGAATCTTCACCGAACAGCACGTCTACACCCTCCTCGCGATCGTCGAAGCCTTCCACGCAAGCCCTTCGCGGATACAGGAGAATGCCGATAGCTTACTCGCCACGACTCTGGATCTGTATAAAGAGGAGACGAGCACGGCGTCTGGGGTGTTCAAGAAAAAGAAGTCGAAGACGGATTTGAGTGCGAGTAGTAGTTGGGATATGATTGGCAGTGTCATGGCGCAGAGCCAGAGCGGGAAGGGCGTGAAGACTGAGCGCGCTTGGGATTGGAGACGGGGTCTTGTTGGGAGTGGGGAGGATGTTGACAGAGCTTTGGTCGTACGCTTGGTGCGAGAGGGACTTGTTAAGGAGGTTGCTGGTGGTTGGGGTGGGAGGCTGAATTGGTAG
- a CDS encoding DNA oxidative demethylase ALKBH2 → MSSLFALLSQQTPNLTTRKGLIILGLQNDFVSPTGKLPVTNTGYLDRILALVPAFREFGHVIWVRSEFETTRPVNGLDTPGDTVVAGGSDGTEEEVPGSPVRRPSKKQKSSPRSSNTYSKPKIGEDDEELFLSRTASREPCCITGSRGAEYADQIQPLIHQGKDMHVVKSHYSAFGGTSLLMKLRSRLITELFICGNITNLSVYSTAMDAARYGMHITLVDDCLGYRKQDRHDLAIKQLRNNMSVETVSSRRVLDELRNPPVGQQYDEEEESEEEESEAAESEELDMSSRPSKVADPDAALEADSDDDDEEVSLPIVRPPERQFDRRLEFRWRNDSKHSLSIAGGPRVFSTQHSQLASSRPDVQSHSRQPASRTFQGPKKNDVKQTPQSTSSDRRLGNIDSRESRKSKRLPWLDLIRKSSDQESANKTCPLPKHPGLLALASTCCLLDATVAEWEALRLTQEEKDSMAEHISYSKPFLGADKAEESAGSKMTYDLLPEDMAERIFGELKAEVDWQSMYHHQGAVPRLVCCQGTFDQDGSMPVYRHPSDQTMPIQAWTPTVDKVRRAAEAKVGHRLNHALIQLYRSGNDYISEHSDKTLDIAHGSNIVNVSFGAQRTMRLRTKRTTEVGSQRTNHPVPMPHNSMITMSLRTNAEYYHGIKADKRPQVELSEAEKAYDGHRISLTFRNIATFLDSESRLIWGQGAVAKTKDEAHLVTTGDKDGSDMMLKAFGTENNTTNVPWIDIYGEGFDVLHLRP, encoded by the exons ATGTCGTCTTTGTTCGCCCTGCTATCACAGCAGACACCCAACTTGACCACAAGGAAAGGCCTGATTATCTTGGGCTTGCAGAACGACTTCGTATCGCCCACCGGAAAGCTCCCCGTCACCAACACTGGTTATCTGGACAGAATCCTCGCACTGGTACCGGCCTTTCGTGAGTTTGGCCATGTCATCTGGGTTCGCAGCGAGTTTGAGACTACCCGCCCGGTCAACGGTCTGGACACGCCCGGCGACACGGTGGTAGCAGGAGGCTCGGATGGCACCGAGGAAGAGGTCCCGGGCTCACCTGTCAGACGACCGTCCAAGAAGCAAAAG TCCTCTCCGAGGTCGTCCAATACTTACTCGAAGCCAAAGATCGGCGAGGACGACGAAGAATTGTTCCTCAGTCGGACGGCAAGCCGCGAACCATGTTGCATTACCGGTAGCCGTGGTGCTGAGTACGCTGACCAGATACAGCCATTGATTCATCAAGGAAAGGACATGCATGTAGTGAAGAGCCACTACTCGGCCTTTGGCGGGACATCGCTGCTCATGAAGCTACGATCCAGACTGATCACCGAGCTGTTTATCTGTGGTAACATAACGAACCTGTCCGTGTACTCCACTGCAATGGACGCGGCCCGCTACGGCATGCACATCACTCTCGTAGATGATTGTCTTGGTTATCGCAAACAGGACCGACACGATCTTGCCATCAAGCAACTTCGTAACAACATGTCAGTAGAGACCGTGAGCAGTAGAAGAGTTCTCGACGAGCTTCGAAATCCGCCGGTAGGGCAGCAGTACGATGAAGAAGAAGAAAGCGAAGAAGAGGAAAGTGAGGCCGCAGAGTCTGAAGAGCTGGATATGTCGTCTCGGCCATCGAAAGTTGCAGACCCTGACGCTGCATTAGAGGCGGACAGTGATgacgacgatgaagaggtctcactacctatcgtacgTCCACCCGAGCGGCAATTCGACCGTAGGCTCGAGTTCCGTTGGCGTAATGATTCTAAACACTCACTGAGTATAGCTGGAGGCCCGCGAGTCTTTAGCACTCAGCACTCGCAACTTGCGAGCTCTCGACCTGACGTCCAAAGCCACAGCCGGCAGCCGGCATCTCGAACCTTCCAAGGGCCAAAGAAGAACGACGTCAAACAGACGCCCCAGTCAACCTCCAGTGACCGCAGGCTAGGCAACATCGACTCACGTGAGTCACGAAAGTCTAAAAGATTGCCATGGCTCGACCTCATACGGAAGTCCTCAGACCAGGAGTCAGCGAATAAAACTTGCCCACTTCCAAAGCACCCTGGACTTCTTGCTCTTGCATCCACATGTTGCCTTTTAGACGCCACTGTTGCCGAATGGGAAGCTTTACGCCTGACGCAAGAAGAGAAAGACAGCATGGCCGAGCATATATCATACAGTAAACCATTCCTTGGCGCAGACAAGGCGGAAGAAAGCGCTGGCTCGAAGATGACCTACGATCTTCTACCTGAGGATATGGCCGAGAGAATCTTTGGCGAGCTGAAGGCAGAAGTGGATTGGCAATCTATGTATCACCACCAAGGCGCAGTACCACGCCTCGTCTGCTGTCAAGGGACTTTCGATCAAGACGGCTCCATGCCCGTCTACAGACACCCTTCCGATCAAACGATGCCCATTCAAGCCTGGACGCCTACTGTGGACAaagtaaggagagccgcTGAGGCAAAAGTTGGGCATCGACTCAACCACGCTCTGATCCAGCTATACCGAAGCGGAAACGACTACATCTCGGAGCACTCAGACAAGACTCTGGACATCGCGCACGGCAGTAATATTGTGAACGTCTCCTTCGGTGCGCAGAGGACTATGCGTTTGAGGACGAAGCGGACGACAGAAGTTGGTAGCCAGAGGACGAACCATCCTGTACCAATGCCACATAACTCCATGATCACCATGTCTCTACGTACGAACGCAGAGTACTACCATGGGATCAAAGCAGACAAACGACCACAGGTAGAGTTGTCAGAAGCTGAGAAGGCGTACGATGGGCATCGGATCAGTCTGACATTCCGCAATATTGCAACCTTTCTGGACAGCGAGTCACGGCTGATATGGGGTCAAGGCGCGGTTGCGAAGACGAAGGATGAGGCACATCTTGTTACTACCGGTGACAAGGATGGCAGTGATATGATGCTAAAGGCTTTTGGGACAGAGAACAATACCACGAATGTGCCATGGATTGATATCTACGGCGAGGGATTTGATGTGCTGCATCTGAGGCCTTGA
- a CDS encoding Abasic site processing protein, with translation MCGRYVLSMAPSVIRRHLENQNMPAEQAPDDEDDRIRQTYNFAPGYHGLIYRANTADRGAGSNDDNVDNGNADGGPSPKKANEANVPSQPTVDGRATRETKYKLQAARWGLIPFWTKRAPDYGSQMKTINCRDDSLIENRGMWNTMKQRKRCIVIAEGFYEWLKKNNGKEKIPHFTKRKDGQLMCFAGLWDMVQYEGSEEKLYTYTVITTDSNKQLKFLHDRMPVILEPGSEAMKMWLDPNNVGWSKELQSLLKPYDGELDCYPVDKGVGKVGNNSPSFVIPVDSKENKKNIANFFGNQKATAKDVAAKNEVAKKAEEVKTEGADIKQDPEENRGTTTKAENTEDNAPLPKPDGVSEEEMSQSINQDTAELEDQDMVDAANAQVEKGIKREIDEVDDDALLKAAESPVKKAIKLEQPTPSPVKSTAKTRSATSNNHIAKTPTKGNAKITSFFGR, from the coding sequence ATGTGTGGACGCTACGTGCTGTCGATGGCTCCCTCGGTGATACGCCGGCATCTCGAAAACCAGAACATGCCGGCAGAGCAAGCCCCCGATGATGAGGATGATCGCATCCGACAGACGTACAACTTCGCGCCTGGATATCATGGCCTGATCTACAGGGCGAATACTGCAGACCGAGGTGCTGGCAGTAATGACGACAACGTAGACAACGGTAATGCTGATGGAGGTCCGTCGCCAAAGAAGGCGAATGAGGCCAATGTGCCATCGCAACCAACAGTAGACGGACGAGCAACACGCGAGACCAAGTACAAGCTGCAGGCAGCACGGTGGGGTCTCATCCCGTTCTGGACGAAGAGAGCACCGGATTATGGCAGCCAGATGAAGACCATCAACTGCCGTGATGACAGCTTGATCGAGAATCGTGGCATGTGGAATACGATGAAGCAGCGGAAACGCTGTATCGTTATCGCAGAGGGCTTCTACGAGTGGTTGAAGAAGAACAATGGCAAGGAGAAGATACCTCATTTCACCAAGCGCAAGGACGGCCAGTTGATGTGCTTTGCGGGCCTATGGGACATGGTCCAGTATGAAGGCAGCGAGGAGAAGCTCTACACATATACTGTCATTACAACGGACTCCAACAAGCAGCTAAAGTTCTTGCACGATCGAATGCCAGTCATCCTCGAGCCTGGTAGCGAGGCAATGAAGATGTGGCTGGACCCGAACAATGTCGGGTGGTCGAAGGAGCTTCAGAGTCTGTTGAAGCCATATGATGGAGAGTTGGACTGTTACCCGGTGGACAAAGGCGTGGGTAAGGTTGGAAACAACAGCCCGTCGTTTGTGATCCCAGTCGACAGCAAAGAGAACAAGAAGAACATTGCCAACTTCTTTGGAAACCAGAAGGCTACGGCGAAAGATGTAGCCGCCAAGAACGAGGTCGcgaagaaggcggaagaAGTCAAAACAGAAGGTGCAGATATCAAGCAGGACCCGGAGGAGAATCGTGGTACCACAACGAAGGCCGAGAACACCGAAGACAACGCACCCTTGCCCAAACCGGATGGTGTCTCTGAGGAAGAGATGTCACAGAGTATCAATCAAGACACCGCCGAGCTCGAAGACCAGGACATGGTTGATGCTGCCAATGCGCAAGTAGAGAAGGGGATCAAGCGTGAAATCGATGAGGTGGACGATGATGCTCTTCTTAAGGCTGCAGAGAGCCCGGTGAAGAAAGCGATAAAGCTGGAACAACCAACACCATCGCCTGTGAAGTCTACTGCAAAGACGCGAAGTGCCACGTCGAACAATCATATCGCGAAGACGCCGACCAAGGGTAACGCGAAGATCACGAGCTTCTTTGGAAGGTGA
- a CDS encoding TPR repeat-containing protein gives MSGRPVLSLPLRQAFRQLPRSSRRIHNASARPTFQRSPTQCLHQRRHAGSFSDNAKKLFRDSPFSISMAAIAILLGAGGVMYANYIYQSYIIASFHNYPEEVAKKLRRAIFYTNVDLQPQEAIKYYRQALQVADEVGMDPFSDEIMGVKIQVAKLMEDIQQWHKAIEVLERVRADNFAWLAQRGGLPENKKKRTNVLAKTVGISVKLGELYGAPAIYDRELAQERLVWAVETVLKERQRRQSQQVNEEEEGPWMNDEEVGAALESLAHSYEAKDQHYLATPLFLQALSLYPNKDCHQVILMNNLASSLAQQSPQASREAQVHATSRNINERPTGPAASKESMIENARIWAQKALDVAAAIKPPVRNGECDVGCAVALHNLGEFAEMGKDIDLAKRKYQEAIGLARAIGFQEGIEQSSARLRELAKAG, from the coding sequence ATGTCTGGCCGCCCTGTCCTATCTCTGCCCCTACGGCAAGCCTTCAGACAACTCCCGCGATCGTCCCGACGAATCCATAATGCCTCAGCACGCCCAACGTTCCAGCGCAGTCCAACCCAATGCCTCCACCAACGACGACATGCAGGCTCTTTCAGCGACAACGCGAAGAAACTCTTCCGCGATTCCCCTTTCTCCATCTCCATGGCCGCTATAGCAATACTCCTCGGAGCCGGCGGTGTAATGTACGCAAACTACATTTACCAATCCTACATCATCGCCTCGTTTCACAACTACCCCGAAGAAGTCGCCAAGAAGCTCCGCCGGGCAATATTTTACACGAATGTCGACCTCCAGCCACAGGAAGCGATAAAGTACTACCGTCAAGCATTACAAGTGGCGGACGAAGTAGGGATGGATCCCTTCAGCGACGAGATCATGGGTGTGAAGATTCAGGTCGCGAAGCTTATGGAGGACATTCAGCAGTGGCATAAGGCGATCGAGGTGCTGGAACGAGTACGAGCAGACAACTTCGCATGGCTTGCGCAACGCGGTGGGCTACCTGAGAACAAGAAGAAGAGGACGAACGTTTTGGCGAAGACGGTGGGCATCAGTGTAAAGCTGGGGGAGCTGTATGGAGCGCCTGCTATTTACGATCGGGAACTGGCGCAGGAAAGGTTGGTCTGGGCTGTGGAGACGGTTTTGAAAGAGCGCCAGCGAAGGCAGAGTCAGCAGGTGAATGAGGAGGAAGAGGGACCCTGGATGAACGATGAGGAGGTTGGTGCGGCGCTGGAGTCGCTTGCACATAGCTATGAGGCGAAGGACCAACACTACCTCGCGACACCACTCTTCCTCCAAGCATTGAGCCTCTACCCCAACAAAGATTGCCACCAAGTTATCCTCATGAACAACCTGGCCTCCAGCCTCGCACAGCAATCACCCCAAGCATCTCGCGAAGCTCAAGTACACGCAACGTCCCGCAACATAAATGAGCGACCTACAGGCCCGGCAGCATCGAAGGAGAGCATGATTGAGAATGCAAGAATATGGGCACAAAAGGCGCTGGATGTTGCAGCTGCTATCAAGCCTCCTGTTCGCAACGGGGAGTGTGATGTAGGATGCGCGGTGGCTTTGCACAATCTGGGAGAGTTCGCAGAGATGGGCAAGGATATCGATTTGGCGAAGCGAAAGTACCAAGAAGCAATTGGTCTGGCGCGAGCAATTGGTTTTCAGGAGGGCATTGAGCAGAGCTCCGCTCGACTGCGCGAGCTTGCTAAGGCAGGTTGA
- a CDS encoding Endopolygalacturonase 1: MVYQKVITSALLLGAGAGFAVARPHAGHHGHQGTHSPKSYPFTVPGYGTGVSPSSIPLGTGSAIVPTGTAVYPTAPIVTGSVVSVKKESSSDDDDDSSSSSTKKSSNSTSAAVSASTGSSSSSSSSNSIASSGSSKSGTATLTADSGCTFTDADTAIASKASCTNIVLKDITIPAGETLDMTDLTDGTTVQFQGTTSVEYEEWEGPIISFSGTDITITGASGHVIDGNGAKWWDGEGSNGGKTKPKFFYVHKLIDSTIEALNIQNYPVQCFSVNGAENLSIKDVTIDNSAGDELNSDGDSLGHNTDAFDVGSSTGVYISGATVKNQDDCLAINSGTDISFTDGSCSGGHGLSIGSVGGRSDNDVANVYIADNTISDSDNGVRIKTVYDATGSVKNVTYSGITLSSIAKYGIVIQQDYENGSPTGTPTDGVPITDLTISDVTGSVADDAEEVYILCASCSDWTWSGVSITGGEKSSDCEGVPTGASC; the protein is encoded by the coding sequence ATGGTATACCAGAAGGTCATCACTTCCGCACTTCTTCTCGGCGCTGGCGCTGGGTTTGCTGTTGCGCGTCCACACGCTGGTCATCATGGTCACCAGGGTACGCACTCGCCCAAGTCGTACCCTTTCACAGTCCCAGGCTATGGTACCGGTGTGAGCCCCAGCAGCATTCCTCTGGGCACTGGCTCCGCGATCGTTCCAACTGGCACTGCGGTCTACCCGACTGCACCTATCGTTACTGGGTCGGTCGTCTCGGTCAAGAAGGAGTCTTCTTCTGACGACGACGATGACAGCTCCAGCTCATCAACCAAGAAGAGCTCAAACTCCACCAGCGCCGCGGTCTCAGCCTCCACTGGCAGCTCCTcgagcagcagcagcagcaactCCATCGCCTCCTCAGGCTCATCCAAATCTGGGACCGCCACCCTAACAGCCGACTCCGGCTGCACCTTCACCGACGCCGACACCGCCATCGCCTCCAAGGCCTCATGCACCAACATCGTCCTCAAGGACATCACCATCCCAGCCGGCGAGACTCTGGACATGACAGACCTAACCGACGGCACCACAGTCCAATTCCAAGGCACCACATCCGTCGAGTACGAAGAATGGGAAGGCCCCATCATCTCCTTCTCCGGCACCGACATCACCATCACAGGTGCCTCCGGCCACGTAATCGACGGCAACGGCGCCAAATGGTGGGACGGCGAGGGCTCGAACGGTGGCAAGACCAAGCCGAAGTTCTTCTACGTGCACAAACTCATTGACTCGACGATCGAGGCGTTGAATATTCAGAATTACCCAGTGCAGTGCTTCTCCGTCAACGGTGCGGAGAACTTGTCGATTAAGGATGTCACGATCGATAACTCGGCCGGCGACGAGTTGAACTCGGACGGCGATTCTCTGGGTCACAATACCGATGCCTTTGACGTAGGTTCGTCGACGGGTGTGTACATTTCCGGCGCGACTGTGAAGAACCAGGATGACTGCCTTGCCATCAACTCCGGTACTGACATTTCCTTCACGGACGGATCTTGCTCGGGTGGACATGGTCTGTCGATTGGATCTGTCGGTGGACGCAGCGATAACGATGTTGCCAATGTTTACATTGCGGATAACACGATTTCGGACTCGGACAATGGTGTGAGGATCAAGACTGTTTACGACGCGACGGGCTCGGTCAAGAATGTTACATACTCTGGAATTACGCTCAGCAGCATTGCCAAGTACGGCATTGTCATCCAGCAGGATTACGAGAACGGCTCGCCGACTGGTACTCCTACTGATGGTGTGCCGATCACTGACTTGACGATTTCGGATGTTACTGGATCGGTCGCGGATGATGCGGAGGAGGTTTACATCCTGTGCGCTTCGTGCAGCGATTGGACTTGGTCGGGCGTCAGCATCACTGGCGGTGAGAAGAGCAGTGATTGCGAGGGTGTGCCAACTGGTGCTTCGTGCTAG